A window of Deinococcus ruber genomic DNA:
GTTTGCGTCTGACCGATGCCCTCGGAGGGATTGTTCTGAGCCTGGGCCAGCTGGTCGGCCCGTTCGTCGAGCCGCGCCTGAAATTGCCCGTTCAGATCGCGCAGCAGCTGCACCGTCATCACCAGACCGACCACCGTGACCAGTGCCAGTGCCAGCAGCGTGTACATCAGCGCCAGCCTGAACCGCAGGCTGTGCATCCAGGCGGGCAGCTTCATGCAGCGTGTTCCGGGTTAGGCCTGAAGCACGTAGCCGACGTTGCGGATGGTGCGAATCCGCAGATCGGAGGCCACACCCTCCAGCTTCTTGCGGAGCTGCGAGATTCGCACCTCGACGCTGTTGCTGTTCGGCGTTTCCCAGCCGTACAGGTGCGACTCGATATCGGCCCGCGAAAAGACCCGCTCGGGCGTCCTCATCATCAGTTCCAGAATGCGGGCCTCGTGCTCGGTCAGGGTGGCGTTCTGGTCGCCCACCGTCAGGGTCAGGCTGCTGCTGCTCAGACTGGTATTGCCCAGATTGACCCCAGTTCCGGCAGCCGTGCGGCGCAGCAGCGCCCCGATACGGGCGTCGAGTTCCGGCATGGCAAAGGGTTTGGTCAGGTAGTCGTCGGCCCCGGCATTCAGACCCGCGACCCGCTCCTGGACGCCGCTGCGGGCCGACAGCACCAGAACGGGCGTGCTGCTGTACTGCCGCAGACTCTGCACCAGATCAAGGCCGTCGCCGTCGGGCAGGTTGAGGTCGAGCAGAATCAGCTGAGCGCTGTGCGTTCCCAGCCATGCCTGCGCGTCTTTCAGAGTGGCGGCGTGATACACCTGATAATCGGCGCTGAGGTATTCGCGCAGCAGCGGCCCGAGGTGCGGATCATCTTCGACGATGAGCAGTTGCGAAAGCATAGGGTACCTTCCTTGTCAGTGGTTCTGAACGGAGTTATTTGTTGGGCGGCGTGCTCTTGAGGCCCGGCAGACTGAAGGTTTTGGTGGTGTTGAGCGGCGTCACGCTCAGCTTGTAGGTGCTCAGCAGTTTGCTGAGGGGCAGAGGGCCGCTGTCATCGGTATCGAGCGTGAGGGTACCGCCGCGCAGCGAGCCGCCATACCGCGACAACAGGCCGGGATAGCTGTTTTTTTCGCTGCTGTCACGTGAGAACAGCGCCACCACCGGGCCGCTGTAATCGGTCACGAGTTGCAGATTCAGGCGGGTTCCGACCACTTCGCCGTAGCCCAGTTTGGTCTGGAGCTGCGGGTCCCACACGACCAGTTCCAGCGCCTGTACGGGGCTGGTGCACAACACTCCCAGCAGCAACAGGAGGCGAAAAGGGCGGAGGGGGCTATTCATATCACCTCATGTTAGCGCCGGAATGTGACGGCGCACTGACACAGACCATGTAGAAGACGACGGCAGCACCGCCGAAGCTAGCGCGTTCGTCTGACCCGCACATGACCCCACATGAAGCCGACCCATATAAAGCCGGGCAGAGGAAAC
This region includes:
- a CDS encoding response regulator transcription factor, with product MLSQLLIVEDDPHLGPLLREYLSADYQVYHAATLKDAQAWLGTHSAQLILLDLNLPDGDGLDLVQSLRQYSSTPVLVLSARSGVQERVAGLNAGADDYLTKPFAMPELDARIGALLRRTAAGTGVNLGNTSLSSSSLTLTVGDQNATLTEHEARILELMMRTPERVFSRADIESHLYGWETPNSNSVEVRISQLRKKLEGVASDLRIRTIRNVGYVLQA